One stretch of Brettanomyces nanus chromosome 4, complete sequence DNA includes these proteins:
- a CDS encoding uncharacterized protein (BUSCO:EOG093409WA), with the protein MPDRKQLMNSKPVEVGLRLSVNPEESMEFLALNRKLLDYLYPGGADDIGNRHVSMRCLASQILCRDRIYSVEVNDDLSDNTVQLHSLPLLQRYGDNFSVDQCMVRPIEKIIHLDSIVMEFPSEVYLLLQRYSREKIVDIMTKETGSGEDMIIVHRGDWIRSLHGNIIHCEPVEQGYLDMNTDIIVVKEKLKLKPKSETEAGDSTKSIDSMDPFNINPTEGLIAMNSGVSPDTKFMVASLSRNTIENFTGISSMNDTGNDDDQSFVCLSSNDMSAMGVLSGDIIMLSVKSTNYSIYIKAIPFIDPNGFKQHTVYCSPVLLLNLGWPDEVTLQVLPKEKTGTDKIEELIPVATSVVLARVASPPALDRTLQQGFLSNLKLYFEKYSRVVRINQYIPIPISSDIARIIFSTYDGSEQSILPKAIPDASPDTLVWFKVTGGSLNDHLGNEIELQEGQNCVVKPESTHMTQAGVVKESIPLLGRADEINTYLGLESFFEYLSTHEAGSYSFQYASRLKRIIDTAFKVKSQIPLETTILLSSTSRCMGKSSVIRSITAQLDATLLELDCYQMLNSSSVGKTIGVIRGKADRVVENCAKLVIFFRHVEALCKKSELQQQQPQKRQSDSLSLKLAELTEEYSRNGAVVVFSTNDSDAISEILRSRVKFEITVTVPNDLERRHIFQYLISKFGHSDKNNFDLGDDVSFESLAMKSAGLSLGDLNSVVQDAGRRALDEMEQLSASTQLPLEQIVALNGGSIKITATNYEEAMNSARDKNSDAIGAPKIPDVKWEDIGGLENVKGEILDTIDMPLKHPELFGDGMKKRSGIMFYGPPGTGKTLLAKAIATNFALNFFSVKGPELLNMYIGESEANVRRVFQKARDAKPCVIFFDELDSVAPKRGNQGDSGGVMDRIVSQLLAELDGMSSGDAGEDGVFIVGATNRPDLLDEALLRPGRFDKMLYLGISDTHDKQAKIIRALTRKFELAPDFDPLIIASNCPFNYTGADFYAMCSDAMLNAMIRTAGAADAKIKEYNERNPGAKDIGTRYWFDHLATEKDLSVTVGLEDFDKARKELIASVSAEELRHYVTIKQGFEGNKKELHDQ; encoded by the exons ATGCCTG ATCGGAAACAATTGATGAACTCGAAGCCTGTCGAAGTCGGGCTTCGATTGTCTGTGAATCCAGAGGAGTCTATGGAGTTCCTTGCTCTAAACAGGAAACTACTAGACTACCTTTACCCAGGAGGAGCAGACGATATCGGGAACAGGCATGTTTCTATGCGATGTTTAGCCTCGCAAATACTCTGCAGAGATAGAATTTACTCAGTGGAAGTGAATGACGATCTTTCTGATAATACTGTTCAGTTACACAGTCTTCCCTTACTTCAGAGATATGGCGATAACTTTAGCGTTGATCAATGTATGGTCAGACCCATAGAGAAGATCATTCATTTGGACAGCATAGTGATGGAGTTTCCGAGTGAAGTTTATCTTCTATTACAGAGATATTCCCGAGAGAAGATCGTTGATATTATGACTAAGGAGACAGGATCTGGCGAAGACATGATTATTGTTCATAGAGGCGACTGGATAAGATCTTTACATGGTAATATTATTCATTGCGAACCTGTTGAGCAGGGATATCTAGATATGAACACTGATATTATTGTTGTGAAAGAAAAGCTGAAACTAAAACCAAAATCTGAAACTGAGGCAGGGGATTCCACCAAATCCATCGATTCCATGGATCCGTTTAACATTAATCCGACAGAAGGACTAATTGCAATGAATAGCGGGGTTTCTCCGGACACCAAGTTTATGGTGGCGTCTCTTTCCAGAAACACGATTGAAAACTTTACGGGGATCAGTTCTATGAACGATACTGGCAATGACGATGATCAATCGTTTGTGTGCCTTTCCTCTAACGATATGAGCGCCATGGGCGTTCTGAGTGGAGATATAATAATGTTATCAGTCAAATCTACCAATTATTCGATTTATATCAAGGCTATTCCTTTTATAGATCCGAATGGCTTTAAGCAGCACACCGTTTACTGCTCTCCTGTACTCCTGCTGAATCTGGGCTGGCCCGATGAGGTCACTTTGCAAGTTTTACCAAAGGAGAAAACGGGGACCGACAAAATCGAGGAGTTAATACCTGTGGCGACGAGTGTAGTTCTTGCCAGGGTTGCCAGTCCGCCGGCGTTGGATAGGACCCTACAGCAGGgatttctttcaaatttAAAGCTTTATTTTGAGAAATATTCCCGGGTGGTTAGAATCAATCAATACATTCCTATTCCAATCAGTTCTGATATAGCTAGGATAATATTCTCTACTTATGATGGCTCTGAACAATCAATTCTTCCTAAGGCGATTCCTGATGCTAGTCCCGATACTCTTGTTTGGTTCAAAGTAACTGGAGGTTCATTAAATGATCACCTGGGCAACGAAATTgagcttcaagaaggaCAGAATTGTGTTGTGAAGCCGGAGTCTACACATATGACTCAAGCTGGTGTTGTCAAAGAATCTATACCACTGTTGGGAAGAGCTGATGAAATCAATACGTACCTTGGATTGGAATCGTTCTTTGAATATCTATCCACCCATGAGGCTGgttcttattcttttcagtaTGCCAGTAGACTCAAACGAATTATCGACACCGCTTTCAAGGTAAAAAGCCAAATTCCGTTGGAAACCACTATTCTACTTTCGAGTACCTCTAGGTGTATGGGAAAGTCTTCTGTAATTCGAAGTATTACTGCACAGCTTGATGCTACTCTACTTGAATTGGATTGTTACCAGATGCTAAATTCAAGCTCTGTGGGTAAAACTATTGGTGTGATCCGAGGCAAGGCTGATCGTGTGGTTGAGAATTGCGCAAAACTTGTAATCTTCTTCCGGCACGTGGAAGCTCTCTGCAAGAAATCCGAgttgcagcagcagcagccgCAGAAAAGGCAGTCTGATTCATTATCACTGAAGCTTGCAGAATTGACAGAGGAATATTCGAGAAATGGTGCTGTAGTGGTGTTCTCGACTAATGATTCGGACGCAATTTCCGAGATTCTCAGATCAAGAGTCAAGTTCGAAATTACCGTAACTGTGCCAAATGATCTGGAAAGGAGACACATTTTCCAATATCTAATTTCAAAATTTGGCCACAGTGATAAGAATAATTTCGATTTGGGAGACGATGTGTCATTCGAATCTCTTGCCATGAAAAGTGCAGGTCTTTCGCTTGGTGACTTGAATTCCGTAGTGCAAGATGCCGGAAGAAGGGCATTAGATGAAATGGAACAGTTGTCTGCCTCGACACAACTTCCTTTGGAACAAATTGTAGCACTAAATGGAGGAAGCATCAAGATAACGGCCACCAATTATGAAGAGGCCATGAATAGTGCTAGAGATAAAAACAGTGATGCCATTGGTGCACCTAAGATTCCTGATGTGAAATGGGAGGATATTGGGGGTCTTGAGAACGTGAAAGGAGAAATTTTGGATACAATTGACATGCCATTGAAGCATCCGGAGTTGTTTGGTGATGGAATGAAAAAGCGAAGTGGAATTATGTTTTATGGACCTCCTGGTACAGGTAAAACATTGCTTGCCAAAGCAATTGCCACGAATTTTGCactcaacttcttttccgtGAAGGGTCCTGAACTTCTAAACATGTACATAGGTGAATCTGAGGCAAACGTGAGGAGAGTGTTTCAAAAGGCAAGAGATGCGAAACCCTGTGTTATATTCTTCGATGAGTTGGATTCTGTGGCTCCAAAAAGAGGTAACCAGGGCGACTCTGGAGGTGTGATGGACAGAATCGTGTCGCAGCTTCTTGCAGAATTGGACGGTATGAGCAGTGGCGATGCAGGAGAAGATGGCGTTTTTATTGTCGGTGCAACTAATAGGCCTGATCTCTTGGATGAAGCGTTACTTCGCCCGGGTAGATTTGATAAGATGCTTTATTTGGGAATCTCGGATACCCACGACAAACAGGCTAAGATCATTCGAGCTTTGACTCGGAAGTTTGAGTTAGCACCAGATTTTGACCCTCTTATCATTGCCTCAAACTGCCCATTTAACTACACAGGTGCTGATTTCTACGCCATGTGCTCGGATGCAATGTTAAATGCGATGATTCGAACTGCCGGTGCTGCTGATGCTAAAATTAAAGAGTATAATGAAAGAAATCCAGGTGCCAAAGATATCGGTACTCGATATTGGTTTGATCATCTTGCTACAGAGAAAGACTTGAGTGTGACAGTAGGATTGGAGGATTTTGATAAAGCCCGCAAGGAACTTATTGCATCCGTTAGTGCAGAAGAACTAAGGCACTATGTGACTATTAAACAGGGATTTGAAGGTAATAAGAAGGAACTGCATGATCAATAA
- a CDS encoding uncharacterized protein (BUSCO:EOG09344MN3): MGSMMSTRFESIASSTTGQNIPESVLNLKQDDYRRLADDTLELISTDLEDFFEDKNILDADVENSAGILTINTTKGIYVINKQPPNKQLWLSSPLSGPKRFDYLDKQWKCMRNNRKLYDILKEEVNQIFGDFQFSEEF, encoded by the coding sequence ATGGGTAGTATGATGAGCACCCGGTTTGAGTCAATCGCATCCAGTACCACAGGGCAGAATATTCCCGAATCAGTTCTCAACTTGAAGCAAGACGACTATCGACGTTTGGCCGATGACACATTGGAACTGATTTCGACGGACCTCGAGGATTTCTTTGAGGATAAGAATATTCTCGATGCCGATGTGGAGAACAGCGCTGGAATCCTCACTATCAACACTACAAAGGGCATTTATGTCATTAATAAGCAACCTCCTAACAAACAACTCTGGCTGAGCTCACCATTGTCTGGTCCTAAAAGGTTCGACTATCTGGATAAGCAGTGGAAATGTATGAGAAATAATCGGAAGCTATATGACATTCTTAAGGAGGAAGTGAACCAAATTTTCGGAGATTTTCAATTCTCTGAAGAGTTCTAA
- a CDS encoding uncharacterized protein (EggNog:ENOG41) → MRLNEEKDKSVEEEELDTPQSGLASHRSSDDTKGEGKESEPTVKEDHRTLNHQVNQYLHNIQQYTAEDVGGAPEYGVIDLSTLNGEFQIDPSLTESELVTNGGRNGDNLSMAEAAVTVYQRQKQDKAKKGEISPKQSQSVNRKKLKAKNETHNNSSKIFQESASDSYQNRELQSHGDSELTAEEKATLLSVPPGVDPKKMCRFCGRTFAHPGSLGRHLDLHKGAPMHPSSIIGKIRSNVARRGNPEAVKARRKLRARAYNRREYVMAKNRQRRKVTSKIYRVRENTQMKFYKSLNTPSLGDSASFPRIIFFFLPPSFWPHYPPTSESYQMIMSWIEKSQNIKEKVRLLDSSRTTIDSYIGLLERAYNLWQMMPDDAKLSLWYQELAQCAQDALGSQTLFDFATREAYATMLSDEKKAELLAEKTHANDTNLYPSSSEYDNESDRADEENRAKSLTQLEEEELAAVAAAAEAAVKRRYEDNHM, encoded by the coding sequence ATGAGGTTAAATGAGGAGAAAGACAAATCTgttgaggaggaagagcTGGATACTCCTCAGAGTGGCCTAGCAAGCCATCGGTCAAGCGACGACACAAAAGGTGAAGGTAAAGAGAGCGAACCCACTGTCAAAGAGGATCATCGAACATTGAATCACCAAGTGAATCAGTATCTTCATAACATTCAGCAATACACTGCTGAAGATGTAGGTGGAGCTCCAGAATATGGAGTCATTGACCTTTCGACTCTGAATGGGGAATTTCAGATTGATCCTTCGTTGACAGAATCGGAATTGGTCACCAACGGTGGTCGGAATGGAGATAATTTATCGATGGCAGAGGCTGCAGTTACCGTATATCAACGACAGAAGCAGGacaaagccaaaaaagGAGAGATATCACCTAAGCAGTCTCAATCGGtgaacagaaagaagttgaaagctAAGAATGAAACTCACAATAACTCGTCTAAGATATTTCAAGAATCTGCTTCCGATTCGTATCAGAATAGAGAACTTCAGTCACATGGAGATAGCGAGTTGACGGCGGAGGAAAAAGCCACCTTACTGAGTGTACCACCAGGAGTTGATCCCAAGAAGATGTGCCGTTTCTGTGGACGAACATTCGCTCACCCGGGATCGCTTGGAAGGCACCTTGATCTTCATAAGGGTGCTCCCATGCATCCATCTTCCATTATTGGCAAAATAAGGTCCAATGTAGCAAGAAGAGGTAATCCAGAGGCTGTTAAAGCTCGACGAAAACTGAGAGCCAGGGCATACAATAGACGAGAATACGTTATGGCCAAGAACAGACAGAGACGGAAAGTTACCAGTAAGATATACAGAGTGAGAGAGAACACTCAGATGAAGTTCTACAAATCCCTAAACACCCCTTCATTGGGAGACTCTGCCTCGTTTCCCAGgattatcttcttctttctaccTCCGTCATTCTGGCCACACTATCCACCAACATCAGAATCGTATCAGATGATAATGTCATGGATCGAAAAGAGCCAGAACattaaagagaaagtgCGTTTACTGGACAGCTCTCGGACCACTATAGACTCCTATATAGGGCTGTTAGAACGGGCATATAATCTATGGCAGATGATGCCGGACGATGCTAAACTGTCTTTATGGTACCAGGAATTGGCACAGTGTGCACAAGATGCTCTAGGTTCCCAGACTCTCTTTGACTTTGCTACGAGAGAAGCTTACGCTACAATGTTATCcgatgagaagaaagcagagCTGTTGGCAGAAAAGACTCACGCAAATGATACGAACCTCTATCCTTCATCGTCAGAATACGACAACGAATCAGACAGAGCCGACGAAGAGAACAGGGCTAAAAGCCTGactcaacttgaagaagaggaattaGCTGCCgttgcagcagcagcagaagctgCCGTGAAAAGACGTTATGAGGACAATCATATGTGA
- a CDS encoding uncharacterized protein (BUSCO:EOG09344O3R) — translation MEDEELQAIRAARLQEMQKNAGQGSGASGSQEAEGSTAANDPTQALISQILELEAKERLSRVRLVKPERAKAVEGYLIRLYQSGTIRRKINEDQIVDILEKVASDERKQNSTTIVFDRRDKSGEGNQEEEEDFFD, via the coding sequence ATGGAAGACGAGGAACTTCAAGCAATTAGAGCAGCACGTCTGCAAGAGATGCAAAAAAATGCAGGTCAAGGGAGTGGAGCTTCAGGCAGTCAGGAGGCCGAAGGAAGTACAGCAGCCAATGATCCAACACAGGCACTAATATCACAGATTCTAGAGCTGGAAGCAAAAGAGAGGCTCTCAAGAGTAAGACTTGTGAAACCGGAACGTGCCAAAGCCGTTGAAGGATACTTGATTCGACTATATCAATCCGGAACCATTAGACGCAAAATTAACGAGGATCAAATTGTTGACATTTTAGAAAAGGTGGCAAGTGATGAGAGAAAACAAAATTCCACCACCATCGTGTTTGATAGAAGGGATAAGAGTGGTGAAGGTAAccaggaagaagaggaagactTTTTCGATTAA
- the ARB1 gene encoding ABC transporter ATP-binding protein arb1 (BUSCO:EOG093417ZS), which translates to MPVSASKARRDAKKAQKAKEGKLNTKRLSKKGKEKLEMEDSIDTTSSKIASMKLQQDKDGLSDRVTTGVLESLKTSRDIKMSSVSLLFHGKVMIQDSNLELNYGRRYGFVGENGCGKSTFLKAIATREYPVPENIDIYLLDEPAGPTEFSALEYVVREGQAELKRLEKEVEDIIVNDGPDSELLDPLYERLDDMDAATFESRAAIMLTGLGFNSVTIKKKTKDMSGGWRMRVALAKALFVKPTLLLLDDPTAHLDLEACVWLEEYLKRFDRTLILVSHSQDFLNGVCTNILEMRSKKLTMFSGNYDTYIKTRVELETNQTKQYHKQQDEITHIKKFIASAGTYANLVRQAKSRQKILDKMEADGLVQAVEEDRVFKFRFTDVERLPPPVLSFDDISFSYDGKPEHNLYEHLSFGVDMDSRTALVGPNGVGKSTLLKIMTGQLNPQQGRVSRHTHIKLGVYSQHSAEQLDLTKSPIDFVKSKHSDVSQDPQYWRGQMGRYGLTGDSQTAKMGTLSEGQKSRVVFALLAMDGPNILLLDEPTNGLDIPTIDSLAEAINAFNGGVVVVSHDFRLLNKIANEIMVVENKTVTKWEGTILDYKKKLAKNVVL; encoded by the coding sequence ATGCCAGTTTCAGCATCTAAAGCAAGAAGAGACGCCAAAAAGGCGCAAAAGGCCAAGGAGGGAAAGCTCAACACGAAGAGACTGTCAAAAAAGGGAAAGGAAAAACTCGAGATGGAAGATAGCATTGATACTACCTCTTCTAAGATTGCTAGTATGAAGTTGCAACAGGACAAGGATGGATTATCAGATCGTGTGACTACTGGTGTTTTGGAATCATTGAAGACTTCAAGAGATATTAAGATGTCTTCAGTTTCGTTGCTTTTCCATGGTAAGGTGATGATTCAAGACTCCAATTTGGAGCTCAACTATGGTAGAAGATACGGATTTGTTGGCGAGAACGGATGTGGTAAATCGACATTTTTGAAGGCCATTGCAACAAGAGAATACCCGGTTCCCGAAAATATTGACATCTACTTATTGGACGAGCCTGCAGGGCCAACAGAGTTCTCTGCTCTGGAGTACGTTGTTAGAGAAGGACAAgctgaattgaagagactggagaaggaggttgaagatattATTGTCAACGATGGCCCCGACTCTGAATTATTGGATCCGTTGTATGAGAGACTAGATGATATGGATGCTGCTACTTTTGAATCAAGGGCTGCCATTATGTTGACTGGTTTGGGTTTCAATTCTGTCAccatcaagaagaagactaaGGATATGTCTGGTGGTTGGAGAATGAGAGTTGCTCTTGCCAAAGCTTTGTTTGTTAAGCCTACattgttgttgttggatGATCCTACGGCTCatttggatttggaagCATGTGTGTGGTTGGAAGAGTACTTGAAGCGTTTCGACAGAACGTTAATTTTGGTGTCTCATTCGCAGGATTTCTTGAATGGTGTCTGTACTAATATTCTTGAGATGAGGAGCAAAAAATTGACGATGTTCTCCGGTAACTACGATACTTATATTAAGACCAGAGTCGAGTTAGAGACAAACCAGACGAAGCAGTATCATAAGCAGCAGGATGAAATTACCCACATTAAGAAATTCATTGCTTCCGCTGGTACTTATGCAAACTTGGTTCGCCAGGCCAAATCCAGACAGAAGATTTTGGATAAAATGGAGGCCGATGGTTTGGTTCAGGCGGTGGAAGAGGACAGAGTATTCAAATTTCGCTTCACTGACGTTGAGAGATTACCACCacctgttctttctttcgaTGACATTTCATTTTCTTACGATGGCAAGCCAGAGCATAATTTGTATGAGCATTTATCATTTGGTGTTGATATGGACTCAAGAACTGCTCTTGTGGGACCTAACGGTGTCGGTAAATCCACTTTATTGAAAATTATGACAGGCCAATTGAATCCTCAACAAGGTAGAGTGTCTAGACACACACATATAAAATTGGGTGTCTATTCGCAGCATTCTGCAGAGCAGTTGGATTTAACCAAATCTCCAATTGACTTTGTCAAGTCAAAACATTCAGATGTTTCTCAAGATCCTCAATACTGGAGAGGTCAAATGGGCAGATACGGTTTGACTGGAGATTCACAGACAGCTAAGATGGGCACTCTTTCCGAGGGACAGAAATCCAGGGTTGTGTTTGCATTGTTGGCCATGGATGGTCCTAACATTCTATTATTAGATGAGCCTACCAATGGTTTGGATATTCCAACCATTGATTCTTTGGCCGAAGCAATTAATGCATTCAACGGTGGTGTTGTTGTCGTGTCTCATGATTTCCGTTTGTTGAACAAGATCGCCAACGAGATTATGGTTGTTGAAAACAAGACAGTTACCAAATGGGAGGGTACCATCTTGGattacaagaagaagttggccaagaacGTTGTGTTATAA
- a CDS encoding uncharacterized protein (BUSCO:EOG093422CO), protein MAIKWSSVQISPSELSLSKVLRCGQTFRWKCIDQIWSCSFNDRIILLKQNDGNLSYSSIPFKEDTIKLIHQYFHLDIDVNRLYKDWCSRDARFLKNSSRFQGIRILDQDPWENLVCFICSSNNNVKRISKMCESLCVNYGQYIATFQGVKHYSFPLPEPLAGNNIENELRDLGFGYRAKFINKTAQMMLDDPDIYYLLVSGKLRDKTSIECQQFLLQFPGVGPKVADCVALMSLNKHQVVPIDTHFYQIAKRDYRFHSKSKSKTMTKIVYDEIQQFFLDLWGSYAGWAHSLLFAADLTDLENGINRKRISPEADRPKRRRKSP, encoded by the coding sequence ATGGCTATAAAATGGTCGTCCGTTCAGATTTCCCCCTCtgaactttctctttcaaaggtcCTTAGATGTGGCCAAACATTCCGTTGGAAATGTATTGATCAGATCTGGTCCTGCTCTTTCAACGATCGCATCATTCTCCTCAAGCAAAATGACGGCAATCTTTCATATTCTTCCATacctttcaaagaagataccATTAAACTTATTCATCAATATTTCCACCTCGACATTGACGTTAATCGGCTCTACAAGGACTGGTGCTCTCGAGATGCTCGTtttctgaaaaattcatctcGTTTCCAAGGCATTCGAATCTTAGACCAGGATCCATGGGAGAATCTTGTATGTTTCATTTGTTCATCCAATAACAATGTCAAGCGAATATCCAAGATGTGTGAATCTCTTTGTGTTAATTATGGTCAATATATTGCAACTTTTCAAGGGGTTAAGCACTACTCTTTCCCCTTACCAGAGCCTTTGGCTGGTAATAATATAGAGAATGAACTTCGAGATCTTGGATTCGGTTACAGAGCAAAGTTCATAAACAAAACAGCCCAAATGATGCTCGATGATCCGGATATATATTATTTGCTTGTAAGCGGTAAGCTTAGAGATAAAACATCTATTGAATGTCAGCAGTTTCTGCTCCAATTTCCTGGTGTGGGTCCCAAAGTGGCTGATTGCGTCGCTCTCATGTCCCTTAATAAGCATCAGGTGGTTCCTATAGATACACATTTTTATCAGATTGCTAAGCGTGACTACAGGTTTCATTCCAAAAGTAAAAGCAAGACTATGACTAAGATCGTTTACGACGAGATCCAGCAATTCTTTCTAGACTTATGGGGCAGCTATGCCGGCTGGGCACATTCATTGTTGTTCGCTGCTGACCTCACAGACCTTGAAAACGGCATCAACAGGAAACGGATCTCTCCGGAAGCTGACCGGCCAAAAAGACGTCGCAAATCTCCCTAA
- a CDS encoding uncharacterized protein (BUSCO:EOG09343PEK), whose translation MAPGVPSIKIIEPKSSADPDGEESRDNFGKVKFAVPSKSSKRVGHMSFAPPLAVDRGQDRLANPSVRASPVERRRKKVALKPGHSAVDWERSKKNEDVRKIDPSSFPMRITKAQLKQHHSGKDCWISLGGKVYNITNYLDYHPGGREILVDNSGADGTMMFQRYHPWVSFEKILDACFIGFLV comes from the coding sequence ATGGCTCCTGGTGTGCCGAGTATAAAGATCATTGAACCGAAGTCATCAGCGGATCCGGATGGTGAAGAATCTCGAGACAATTTTGGAAAAGTTAAATTTGCCGTTCCGTCAAAGTCATCGAAACGTGTTGGTCATATGAGTTTTGCACCACCGCTAGCAGTTGACAGAGGTCAAGATAGACTAGCCAATCCTTCGGTTCGTGCAAGTccagttgaaagaagaagaaaaaaggtgGCCCTCAAACCTGGACACTCTGCTGTTGACTGGGAAAGGAGtaaaaagaatgaagatgttCGAAAAATAGACCCATCTAGTTTTCCCATGAGGATAACAAAGGCACAATTGAAGCAGCATCACAGTGGAAAAGACTGCTGGATATCTTTAGGCGGAAAAGTCTATAATATCACCAACTACTTGGATTATCATCCTGGTGGCAGGGAGATTCTAGTTGATAACTCTGGTGCAGACGGAACAATGATGTTTCAACGGTATCATCCTTGGGTCAGctttgagaagattcttgatgCTTGCTTTATTGGATTTTTAGTCTGA
- a CDS encoding uncharacterized protein (EggNog:ENOG41) — protein sequence MPKFVDFSQEFYIRYDEIQKEIAAAEEIDQLQLLAENINLLKDWISDKAEQSKVPSYNLKEYSKSIKDLILQYELKKSSFMPKSFKFKHRPVSDLADKRVVLNEQQEVLNTAMRSFAVPTLSNITDKFLYLESGAGNVYFKGLRSCTVDISPSRSVSSITLEDCEYTIFRLHSEAFIFLTNINNCLLKASCQQLRVHDTHQTFLDVSIETDTNHIVIENSDQLQIVESGSNFTVDDFNRPNQDTDSDSNYKLVSCQKYEHTIADYYQNLRQGLPYSSSHTVDLIDMVKN from the coding sequence ATGCCAAAATTTGTCGATTTCTCACAAGAATTTTATATTCGATACGATGAGATTCAAAAGGAGATTGCTGCTGCCGAAGAAATCGACCAATTGCAACTATTGGCCGAGAACATTAATTTGTTGAAAGATTGGATCTCGGACAAAGCTGAACAGTCGAAGGTTCCCTCCTATAATCTGAAGGAATACTCCAAATCGATCAAAGACTTGATTCTTCAGTatgagttgaaaaagtctTCCTTCATGCCCAAAAGTTTTAAATTCAAGCATAGACCAGTATCGGATCTCGCAGATAAGAGAGTCGTCTTAAATGAACAGCAGGAAGTACTCAATACTGCCATGCGATCATTTGCCGTTCCAACTTTATCAAATATCACAGATAAATTCTTGTACCTTGAATCCGGGGCTGGAAATGTGTACTTCAAAGGATTGCGTAGCTGCACGGTGGACATTTCTCCGTCCCGTTCAGTCAGTTCCATCACCCTTGAAGATTGCGAGTATACTATTTTCCGTCTACATTCAGAAGCATTTATCTTCCTCACTAACATCAATAATTGTTTACTAAAGGCCTCATGTCAGCAATTACGTGTTCATGATACACACCAAACGTTCTTAGATGTATCCATCGAAACAGACACTAATCACATAGTTATTGAGAATTCCGATCAACTCCAGATTGTGGAATCTGGCAGTAATTTCACTGTAGACGATTTCAATCGACCAAATCAAGATACTGACTCTGATTCTAACTACAAACTAGTGAGCTGTCAGAAATATGAACATACTATAGCTGATTACTATCAAAATTTAAGGCAGGGTCTACCTTATTCCTCTAGTCACACAGTCGATTTAATTGAtatggtgaaaaattaa